From Rhodamnia argentea isolate NSW1041297 chromosome 10, ASM2092103v1, whole genome shotgun sequence, a single genomic window includes:
- the LOC115732988 gene encoding metal tolerance protein C2 isoform X3: MEGNRRQNERNGEFGLGASDRRLAYSRQPSFRQSWEPHTPISIHHDDSAKPLLARSASSVEIPAGFHSLGEGEVGGEGKGSSRRTSGLLSVVSFFNVVRSGNRHMKRTFWLISLNVAYSTAELAIGLFTGHVGLVSDAFHLTFGCGLLTFSLFAMAASRKKPDRYYTYGYKRLEVLSAFTNALFLLFMSFSLAVEALHAFIQDESEHKHYLIVSAVTNLSVNLIGVWFFRNYARINIVYRKAEDMNYHSVCLHVLADSIRSAGLILASWLLSIG; encoded by the exons ATGGAGGGAAACAGGCGTCAGAATGAGCGGAATGGCGAGTTCGGACTAGGCGCGAGCGATCGCAGGCTCGCCTACTCGCGCCAGCCCTCGTTCCGCCAGTCCTGGGAGCCCCACACCCCAATCTCCATCCATCACGACGATTCGGCGAAGCCCCTGCTTGCGCGGAGCGCATCGAGCGTCGAGATACCCGCGGGGTTTCATTCGTTGGGCGAGGGCGAGGTAGGAGGAGAGGGGAAGGGGTCGAGTAGGCGGACGAGCGGGTTGCTTTCGGTGGTGTCCTTCTTCAACGTTGTAAGGTCTGGAAATAGGCACATGAAGAGGACGTTTTGGTTGATTTCGCTTAATGTGGCGTATTCGACGGCCGAATTGGCTATCGGCCTTTTCACAGGCCACGTAG GTTTGGTTTCCGATGCATTTCATCTGACGTTTGGCTGTGGACTCTTAACCTTTTCGTTGTTTGCAATGGCTGCATCTCGCAAGAAGCCTGACCGATATTACACTTATGG GTACAAGAGGCTAGAAGTTTTGTCTGCATTTACTAATGCC ctctttcttttgttcatgTCATTTTCCCTTGCTGTGGAAGCCCTTCATGCCTTCATCCAAGATGAATCTGAGCACAA GCACTACTTGATAGTTTCGGCGGTTACCAACTTATCAGTGAATCTTATTGGCGTATGGTTTTTCAGAAACTATGCTCGTATTAATATAG TGTATAGGAAAGCTGAAGACATGAATTACCACTCAGTTTGCCTGCATGTTCTTGCAGATTCCATTCGTAG TGCAGGTTTGATACTTGCATCCTGGTTATTGTCCATTGGGTAA
- the LOC115732988 gene encoding metal tolerance protein C2 isoform X1, translating into MEGNRRQNERNGEFGLGASDRRLAYSRQPSFRQSWEPHTPISIHHDDSAKPLLARSASSVEIPAGFHSLGEGEVGGEGKGSSRRTSGLLSVVSFFNVVRSGNRHMKRTFWLISLNVAYSTAELAIGLFTGHVGLVSDAFHLTFGCGLLTFSLFAMAASRKKPDRYYTYGYKRLEVLSAFTNALFLLFMSFSLAVEALHAFIQDESEHKHYLIVSAVTNLSVNLIGVWFFRNYARINIVYRKAEDMNYHSVCLHVLADSIRSAGLILASWLLSIGVQNAEVLCLGLVSVAVFMLVMPLFKASGGILLQMAPPSMPTSALSKCCRQITAREDVKEISQARFWELVPGHVIGSLSVQVKNGMSDQSLMQFVPGLYHDLGIQDLTLQVDDV; encoded by the exons ATGGAGGGAAACAGGCGTCAGAATGAGCGGAATGGCGAGTTCGGACTAGGCGCGAGCGATCGCAGGCTCGCCTACTCGCGCCAGCCCTCGTTCCGCCAGTCCTGGGAGCCCCACACCCCAATCTCCATCCATCACGACGATTCGGCGAAGCCCCTGCTTGCGCGGAGCGCATCGAGCGTCGAGATACCCGCGGGGTTTCATTCGTTGGGCGAGGGCGAGGTAGGAGGAGAGGGGAAGGGGTCGAGTAGGCGGACGAGCGGGTTGCTTTCGGTGGTGTCCTTCTTCAACGTTGTAAGGTCTGGAAATAGGCACATGAAGAGGACGTTTTGGTTGATTTCGCTTAATGTGGCGTATTCGACGGCCGAATTGGCTATCGGCCTTTTCACAGGCCACGTAG GTTTGGTTTCCGATGCATTTCATCTGACGTTTGGCTGTGGACTCTTAACCTTTTCGTTGTTTGCAATGGCTGCATCTCGCAAGAAGCCTGACCGATATTACACTTATGG GTACAAGAGGCTAGAAGTTTTGTCTGCATTTACTAATGCC ctctttcttttgttcatgTCATTTTCCCTTGCTGTGGAAGCCCTTCATGCCTTCATCCAAGATGAATCTGAGCACAA GCACTACTTGATAGTTTCGGCGGTTACCAACTTATCAGTGAATCTTATTGGCGTATGGTTTTTCAGAAACTATGCTCGTATTAATATAG TGTATAGGAAAGCTGAAGACATGAATTACCACTCAGTTTGCCTGCATGTTCTTGCAGATTCCATTCGTAG TGCAGGTTTGATACTTGCATCCTGGTTATTGTCCATTGG GGTTCAGAATGCAGAGGTTCTGTGTTTGGGTCTAGTTTCAGTGGCCGTCTTTATGCTTGTTATGCCACTCTTTAAAGCGAGTGGGGGTATATTGCTCCAAATGGCTCCACCTAGTATGCCAACTTCAGCATTGAGCAAATGCTGCAGACAG ATTACTGCTAGAGAAGATGTAAAAGAGATATCTCAGGCTCGTTTCTGGGAATTGGTTCCTGGTCATGTGATTGGCTCACTTTCCGTACAG GTGAAGAATGGGATGAGTGATCAATCGTTGATGCAGTTCGTCCCCGGTTTGTATCATGATTTGGGTATTCAAGATTTGACATTGCAAGTAGACGATGTCTGA
- the LOC115730151 gene encoding uncharacterized protein LOC115730151, translated as MEVQRKEAVFNHFSHDHPLQLANSPTSQNVRCFRCKLCLLPGTYYYYCKSCPFFLHRLCFNMPRKLQLPAHPDHCLTLLSTSSSFRGDSTCKACEQQVDSGSFRYSCAVCSVSYHALCSALPPSIAITSHPHVLKLLFSLPYEFRCDLCNKPSYRGWLYRCSICEFDIHLTCAISCHRAELNGEEDANKEVMQLLAQKITRSEAAKWVEMPNSLRENITIRSGWTESPDLSRGKLETISTPPLSEQTRPEDKSPLLSEGHLTPSYQFSDGYFSIDLAKSYSSYLEKNQPGKGAADEDATYVSGAKEKMNSGGNTMPGKSVGVSEQEKRQMNHWNIVGHGLASQYKVPDAGTNQAFVTWGGAYPAQHLALQMDQNGYVDGSISKSQSEDQSLGSAAVSNLLLIRTPICLACIEQWTETF; from the coding sequence ATGGAAGTACAGAGAAAGGAAGCTGTCTTTAACCACTTCAGCCATGACCATCCACTGCAACTAGCAAACTCACCTACTTCGCAAAATGTTCGGTGTTTCAGATGCAAGCTATGTCTTCTCCCAGGAACATACTACTACTACTGCAAGAGCTGCCCTTTTTTCCTGCACCGGCTCTGCTTCAACATGCCGAGGAAGCTGCAACTTCCCGCCCATCCAGATCACTGCTTGACCCTTCTCTCAACGTCCTCATCCTTCCGAGGCGACTCCACTTGCAAGGCCTGCGAACAGCAGGTCGACAGCGGTTCTTTTCGCTACAGCTGCGCGGTGTGTAGCGTTTCTTATCACGCGTTATGCTCGGCCCTGCCACCTTCAATCGCAATCACTTCTCACCCTCATGTGCTCAAATTGTTATTCTCACTCCCATACGAATTCAGGTGTGATCTGTGCAATAAACCCAGCTACAGAGGGTGGCTATACAGATGTAGCATCTGCGAGTTCGATATTCACCTCACCTGTGCTATTTCTTGCCATCGAGCGGAGCTAAATGGGGAAGAAGATGCGAACAAAGAAGTAATGCAACTACTAGCGCAAAAAATTACCAGGAGTGAAGCGGCTAAATGGGTCGAGATGCCTAACTCTTTAAGAGAGAACATCACCATCAGGAGTGGCTGGACGGAAAGTCCCGATTTGAGTAGAGGAAAACTCGAGACAATTTCAACTCCGCCGCTCTCAGAACAGACTCGTCCAGAGGACAAATCGCCTCTGCTTTCTGAAGGCCACCTGACTCCAAGTTATCAGTTCAGCGACGGGTACTTCTCAATTGATTTGGCGAAGTCTTACTCGAGCTATCTCGAGAAAAATCAGCCAGGAAAGGGAGCAGCTGATGAAGATGCTACATATGTTTCTGGagcaaaagagaagatgaattcCGGTGGTAACACGATGCCGGGCAAGAGCGTGGGAGTGTCCGAACAAGAAAAGCGGCAAATGAATCATTGGAACATAGTCGGACACGGCTTAGCATCGCAATATAAGGTGCCAGATGCTGGGACGAACCAAGCATTTGTAACATGGGGTGGGGCTTATCCCGCGCAGCACTTGGCACTTCAAATGGACCAAAACGGATACGTCGATGGATCCATCAGCAAATCGCAGAGTGAAGATCAGAGCCTCGGATCAGCTGCAGTGAGTAACTTATTACTGATAAGAACTCCAATTTGCCTTGCTTGTATTGAACAGTGGACAGAAACATTTTAA
- the LOC115729547 gene encoding uncharacterized protein LOC115729547 isoform X2, producing MRIRKRQVHLPLSALSPAPLSDPLSSHRSYLVQLRSAHDDDKADGPTSSQPSDRPNRPSQPLGPDTEARDSPDSAAALEESERRTDFPELLLLQEEEEDGGEKKKGNDSSALAAEYPSGSLASSSLSRQAERWCEGERAFPLKKRRGTLGDTAMLDVKDSGSKKMKSAKSGNARTSKKDARRDDIDEDGDREFEEGRGQGGGEEKKVSVGIESSGAKKKGRGGALMEGSRCSRVNGRGWRCCQQTLVGYSLCEHHLGKGRLRSMTSVRSKSKRPNLPPPSRADELLPGERALDSPPKAEGPEDGDEEDDGDIEEKAAVKKKVKLGMVKARSMSSLLGQATAATADTLR from the exons ATGAGGATCAGGAAGAGGCAAGTCCATCTTCCTCTCTCGGCTCTCTCGCCGGCCCCTCTCTCAGATCCCCTCTCCAGCCACCGCTCTTACCTGGTGCAACTCCGGTCCGCCCATGACGACGACAAAGCCGACGGCCCCACCAGTTCTCAGCCGTCTGATCGACCCAATCGGCCTTCCCAACCGCTCGGACCAGACACGGAAGCCCGGGATTCGCCCGATTCCGCTGCCGCTCTGGAGGAGAGCGAAAGAAGGACAGATTTCCCC GAGTTGTTGTTGTtgcaagaagaggaagaagatggaggagagaagaagaagggtaATGATTCCAG TGCTTTGGCCGCGGAATATCCAAGCGGGTCTCTTGCAAGTTCATCTCTTTCCCGTCAAG CGGAGAGATGGTGCGAGGGGGAGAGAGCGTTTCCGCTGAAGAAGAGGAGAGGGACTTTGGGCGACACCGCGATGCTAGATGTTAAAGATAGCGGCAGCAAGAAGATGAAGTCAGCCAAGTCCGGGAACGCGAGAACAAGCAAGAAAGATGCGAGGCGAGACGATATCGATGAGGATGGTGACCGCGAATTCGAAGAAGGGCGAGGCCAAGGTGGAGGGGAAGAGAAGAAGGTTTCGGTGGGCATTGAGAGCTCCGGTGCAAAGAAGAAAGGGAGGGGCGGCGCGCTCATGGAAGGTTCGAGGTGCAGCCGCGTCAACGGGAGAGGATGGCGGTGTTGCCAGCAGACTCTGGTGGGGTACTCGTTGTGCGAGCATCACTTGGGCAAAGGGAGGCTCAGGAGCATGACGAGCGTCCGGAGCAAAAGCAAGAGACCCAACTTGCCACCGCCCTCGCGAGCTGACGAACTACTCCCGGGAGAGAGAGCTCTAGATTCACCGCCAAAAGCGGAAGGCCCCgaagatggagatgaagaagatgacggGGACATCGAGGAGAAGGCGGcggtgaagaagaaggtgaagctCGGGATGGTGAAAGCTCGCTCCATGAGCAGCCTGCTCGGCCAAGCAACAGCCGCAACCGCCGACACGCTGCGATGA
- the LOC115729547 gene encoding uncharacterized protein LOC115729547 isoform X1, with translation MRIRKRQVHLPLSALSPAPLSDPLSSHRSYLVQLRSAHDDDKADGPTSSQPSDRPNRPSQPLGPDTEARDSPDSAAALEESERRTDFPELLLLQEEEEDGGEKKKGNDSSALAAEYPSGSLASSSLSRQAAERWCEGERAFPLKKRRGTLGDTAMLDVKDSGSKKMKSAKSGNARTSKKDARRDDIDEDGDREFEEGRGQGGGEEKKVSVGIESSGAKKKGRGGALMEGSRCSRVNGRGWRCCQQTLVGYSLCEHHLGKGRLRSMTSVRSKSKRPNLPPPSRADELLPGERALDSPPKAEGPEDGDEEDDGDIEEKAAVKKKVKLGMVKARSMSSLLGQATAATADTLR, from the exons ATGAGGATCAGGAAGAGGCAAGTCCATCTTCCTCTCTCGGCTCTCTCGCCGGCCCCTCTCTCAGATCCCCTCTCCAGCCACCGCTCTTACCTGGTGCAACTCCGGTCCGCCCATGACGACGACAAAGCCGACGGCCCCACCAGTTCTCAGCCGTCTGATCGACCCAATCGGCCTTCCCAACCGCTCGGACCAGACACGGAAGCCCGGGATTCGCCCGATTCCGCTGCCGCTCTGGAGGAGAGCGAAAGAAGGACAGATTTCCCC GAGTTGTTGTTGTtgcaagaagaggaagaagatggaggagagaagaagaagggtaATGATTCCAG TGCTTTGGCCGCGGAATATCCAAGCGGGTCTCTTGCAAGTTCATCTCTTTCCCGTCAAG CAGCGGAGAGATGGTGCGAGGGGGAGAGAGCGTTTCCGCTGAAGAAGAGGAGAGGGACTTTGGGCGACACCGCGATGCTAGATGTTAAAGATAGCGGCAGCAAGAAGATGAAGTCAGCCAAGTCCGGGAACGCGAGAACAAGCAAGAAAGATGCGAGGCGAGACGATATCGATGAGGATGGTGACCGCGAATTCGAAGAAGGGCGAGGCCAAGGTGGAGGGGAAGAGAAGAAGGTTTCGGTGGGCATTGAGAGCTCCGGTGCAAAGAAGAAAGGGAGGGGCGGCGCGCTCATGGAAGGTTCGAGGTGCAGCCGCGTCAACGGGAGAGGATGGCGGTGTTGCCAGCAGACTCTGGTGGGGTACTCGTTGTGCGAGCATCACTTGGGCAAAGGGAGGCTCAGGAGCATGACGAGCGTCCGGAGCAAAAGCAAGAGACCCAACTTGCCACCGCCCTCGCGAGCTGACGAACTACTCCCGGGAGAGAGAGCTCTAGATTCACCGCCAAAAGCGGAAGGCCCCgaagatggagatgaagaagatgacggGGACATCGAGGAGAAGGCGGcggtgaagaagaaggtgaagctCGGGATGGTGAAAGCTCGCTCCATGAGCAGCCTGCTCGGCCAAGCAACAGCCGCAACCGCCGACACGCTGCGATGA
- the LOC115732988 gene encoding metal tolerance protein C2 isoform X2, translated as MEGNRRQNERNGEFGLGASDRRLAYSRQPSFRQSWEPHTPISIHHDDSAKPLLARSASSVEIPAGFHSLGEGEVGGEGKGSSRRTSGLLSVVSFFNVVRSGNRHMKRTFWLISLNVAYSTAELAIGLFTGHVGLVSDAFHLTFGCGLLTFSLFAMAASRKKPDRYYTYGYKRLEVLSAFTNALFLLFMSFSLAVEALHAFIQDESEHKHYLIVSAVTNLSVNLIGVWFFRNYARINIVYRKAEDMNYHSVCLHVLADSIRRFDTCILVIVHWVSTNSILDLFWRGRLLASFACFFLSLVCMR; from the exons ATGGAGGGAAACAGGCGTCAGAATGAGCGGAATGGCGAGTTCGGACTAGGCGCGAGCGATCGCAGGCTCGCCTACTCGCGCCAGCCCTCGTTCCGCCAGTCCTGGGAGCCCCACACCCCAATCTCCATCCATCACGACGATTCGGCGAAGCCCCTGCTTGCGCGGAGCGCATCGAGCGTCGAGATACCCGCGGGGTTTCATTCGTTGGGCGAGGGCGAGGTAGGAGGAGAGGGGAAGGGGTCGAGTAGGCGGACGAGCGGGTTGCTTTCGGTGGTGTCCTTCTTCAACGTTGTAAGGTCTGGAAATAGGCACATGAAGAGGACGTTTTGGTTGATTTCGCTTAATGTGGCGTATTCGACGGCCGAATTGGCTATCGGCCTTTTCACAGGCCACGTAG GTTTGGTTTCCGATGCATTTCATCTGACGTTTGGCTGTGGACTCTTAACCTTTTCGTTGTTTGCAATGGCTGCATCTCGCAAGAAGCCTGACCGATATTACACTTATGG GTACAAGAGGCTAGAAGTTTTGTCTGCATTTACTAATGCC ctctttcttttgttcatgTCATTTTCCCTTGCTGTGGAAGCCCTTCATGCCTTCATCCAAGATGAATCTGAGCACAA GCACTACTTGATAGTTTCGGCGGTTACCAACTTATCAGTGAATCTTATTGGCGTATGGTTTTTCAGAAACTATGCTCGTATTAATATAG TGTATAGGAAAGCTGAAGACATGAATTACCACTCAGTTTGCCTGCATGTTCTTGCAGATTCCATTCGTAG GTTTGATACTTGCATCCTGGTTATTGTCCATTGGGTAAGTACCAATTCCATTCTTGATTTATTTTGGCGAG GAAGATTACTTGCAAGTTTTGcttgcttttttctttctctagttTGCATGAGATGA
- the LOC115731345 gene encoding probable protein phosphatase 2C 25 codes for MFSWLGRIASACWRPVSRYVRMNKDDCGGDDEKADPTLQDSLLWCKDLEKHSCGEFSFAVVQANEVLEDQSQVETGRHATFVGVYDGHGGPDASRFICDHLFLHLMRLARERGSMSEDLIRSAFSATEEGFLTLVRRTCGIKPLIAATGSCCLVGVIWQGTLYVANVGDSRAVVGSLGRSNKIVAEQLTRDHNASMEEVRQELRSLHPDDSHIVVMKHGVWRIKGIIQVSRSIGDAYLKRPEFSLDPSFPRFHLAEPLRRPVLTAEPTLCLRTLRPSDKFLIFASDGLWEHLSNQEAVEIVHNNPRAGIARRLLKAALNEAARKREMRYADLKKVEKGIRRFFHDDITVVVIFLDHEMLGQKVSVPELSVRGFLDTVGPSNFNILQGIDANARSII; via the exons ATGTTCTCGTGGCTGGGAAGGATAGCGTCTGCTTGCTGGAGACCGGTCAGTCGATATGTCCGTATGAACAAGGATGATTGCGGCGGCGATGACGAGAAGGCCGACCCCACGCTCCAAGACTCTTTGCTTTGGTGCAAGGACCTGGAGAAGCACTCCTGCGGAGAGTTCTCCTTCGCGGTTGTCCAGGCCAATGAAGTGCTCGAAGACCAAAGCCAGGTGGAGACTGGCCGCCACGCCACTTTTGTGGGAGTCTACGATGGGCATGGTGGCCCCGACGCTTCACGGTTCATCTGTGATCATCTCTTCCTCCACCTGATGA GACTTGCTCGTGAACGTGGATCCATGTCTGAAGATTTGATTAGAAGTGCTTTCTCTGCCACTGAAGAAGGATTCCTTACTCTAGTGCGCAGGACATGTGGAATAAAACCTTTAATTGCAGCAACTGGGTCTTGCTGTCTTGTTGGAGTCATATGGCAGGGGACGTTATATGTTGCTAATGTCGGTGATTCTCGTGCAGTAGTAGGTTCCTTAGGTAGGTCAAATAAGATAGTGGCCGAGCAATTGACTAGAGACCATAATGCTAGTATGGAGGAAGTTAGACAAGAACTCAGATCCTTGCATCCAGATGATTCACACATTGTAGTCATGAAGCATGGGGTATGGCGTATCAAAGGCATTATTCAG GTATCCAGATCTATAGGAGATGCGTACTTGAAGAGGCCCGAGTTCTCTCTTGATCCTTCATTTCCACGGTTTCACCTTGCTGAGCCCCTTCGTAGGCCCGTGCTTACAGCAGAACCGACCTTATGTTTGAGAACTCTAAGACCTAGTGACAAATTTCTCATATTTGCATCTGATGGTCTCTGGGAACACCTTTCCAATCAGGAAGCTGTTGAGATTGTGCATAATAACCCTAGAGCA GGAATTGCTCGAAGACTTTTAAAAGCCGCTTTAAATGAAGCAGCCAGGAAGAGGGAGATGAGATATGCTGATCTTAAGAAGGTCGAAAAGGGAATCAGACGCTTTTTTCACGATGACATTACTGTTGTTGTCATCTTCCTGGATCATGAGATGCTAGGGCAAAAGGTATCAGTTCCAGAGCTGTCAGTCAGGGGCTTTCTCGACACTGTCGGACCATCAAATTTCAATATCCTCCAAGGGATTGATGCAAATGCGAGGTCCATTATCTGA
- the LOC115729547 gene encoding uncharacterized protein LOC115729547 isoform X3 translates to MRIRKRQVHLPLSALSPAPLSDPLSSHRSYLVQLRSAHDDDKADGPTSSQPSDRPNRPSQPLGPDTEARDSPDSAAALEESERRTDFPELLLLQEEEEDGGEKKKGNDSSALAAEYPSGSLASSSLSRQAAERWCEGERAFPLKKRRGTLGDTAMLDVKDSGSKKMKSAKSGNARTSKKDARRDDIDEDGDREFEEGRGQGGGEEKKVSVGIESSGAKKKGRGGALMEGSRCSRVNGRGWRCCQQTLVGYSLCEHHLGKGRLRSMTSVRSKSKRPNLPPPSRADELLPGERALDSPPKAEGPEDGDEEDDGDIEEKAAVKKKVKLGMVKARSMSSLLGQ, encoded by the exons ATGAGGATCAGGAAGAGGCAAGTCCATCTTCCTCTCTCGGCTCTCTCGCCGGCCCCTCTCTCAGATCCCCTCTCCAGCCACCGCTCTTACCTGGTGCAACTCCGGTCCGCCCATGACGACGACAAAGCCGACGGCCCCACCAGTTCTCAGCCGTCTGATCGACCCAATCGGCCTTCCCAACCGCTCGGACCAGACACGGAAGCCCGGGATTCGCCCGATTCCGCTGCCGCTCTGGAGGAGAGCGAAAGAAGGACAGATTTCCCC GAGTTGTTGTTGTtgcaagaagaggaagaagatggaggagagaagaagaagggtaATGATTCCAG TGCTTTGGCCGCGGAATATCCAAGCGGGTCTCTTGCAAGTTCATCTCTTTCCCGTCAAG CAGCGGAGAGATGGTGCGAGGGGGAGAGAGCGTTTCCGCTGAAGAAGAGGAGAGGGACTTTGGGCGACACCGCGATGCTAGATGTTAAAGATAGCGGCAGCAAGAAGATGAAGTCAGCCAAGTCCGGGAACGCGAGAACAAGCAAGAAAGATGCGAGGCGAGACGATATCGATGAGGATGGTGACCGCGAATTCGAAGAAGGGCGAGGCCAAGGTGGAGGGGAAGAGAAGAAGGTTTCGGTGGGCATTGAGAGCTCCGGTGCAAAGAAGAAAGGGAGGGGCGGCGCGCTCATGGAAGGTTCGAGGTGCAGCCGCGTCAACGGGAGAGGATGGCGGTGTTGCCAGCAGACTCTGGTGGGGTACTCGTTGTGCGAGCATCACTTGGGCAAAGGGAGGCTCAGGAGCATGACGAGCGTCCGGAGCAAAAGCAAGAGACCCAACTTGCCACCGCCCTCGCGAGCTGACGAACTACTCCCGGGAGAGAGAGCTCTAGATTCACCGCCAAAAGCGGAAGGCCCCgaagatggagatgaagaagatgacggGGACATCGAGGAGAAGGCGGcggtgaagaagaaggtgaagctCGGGATGGTGAAAGCTCGCTCCATGAGCAGCCTGCTCGGCCA ATGA